One genomic window of Bradyrhizobium sp. B124 includes the following:
- a CDS encoding ABC transporter substrate-binding protein: MQFGTSCNAETIRVAAQKTGTLAWELAVIRSHGLDKKANLSIDVVELASPEAGKIALRSGSADVMVSDWPWVSRERSLGAKLQFYPYSSALGAVMVPAASPLKTLADLKGRKLAVAGGAIDKNWLLLQAASKQDGVDLKSQATIVYGAPPLLTAKTLDGEMDATLNYWNFCAALEAKGFRRLAGMEEILQKLGSKGRIAMIGYVFDEAWANANKDLVARFIAVTRAAKEILATSDAEWDAIAPLTGAQDAATLHAYRDRYREGIPRRPIADEEADARLLYRVLAQLGGRDLVGTATELDPGTFYQAIPGD; the protein is encoded by the coding sequence ATGCAGTTCGGCACCTCGTGCAACGCGGAGACCATCCGCGTTGCAGCGCAGAAGACCGGAACGCTGGCCTGGGAACTGGCCGTTATTCGCTCCCATGGTCTCGACAAGAAGGCCAATCTGTCGATCGATGTCGTCGAGCTCGCCAGTCCCGAGGCCGGCAAGATCGCGCTGCGCTCCGGCTCGGCCGACGTGATGGTATCCGACTGGCCCTGGGTGTCGCGCGAACGCTCGCTCGGCGCCAAGCTCCAGTTCTATCCCTATTCGAGCGCGCTGGGCGCCGTGATGGTCCCGGCCGCCTCGCCGCTCAAGACGCTTGCCGACCTCAAGGGGCGCAAGCTCGCCGTTGCTGGCGGCGCGATCGACAAGAACTGGCTGCTGCTGCAGGCCGCATCGAAGCAGGACGGCGTCGACCTGAAATCGCAGGCGACCATCGTCTATGGCGCGCCGCCACTGCTCACCGCCAAGACCCTCGACGGCGAGATGGACGCGACGCTCAATTACTGGAATTTCTGCGCCGCGCTTGAAGCCAAGGGCTTCCGCCGGCTCGCCGGCATGGAAGAGATCCTGCAAAAGCTCGGCAGCAAGGGCCGCATCGCGATGATCGGCTACGTGTTCGACGAGGCCTGGGCCAACGCTAACAAGGATCTAGTGGCCCGCTTCATCGCCGTGACGCGTGCCGCGAAAGAGATTCTGGCGACCTCGGATGCCGAATGGGATGCGATTGCTCCGCTTACCGGTGCGCAGGATGCAGCGACGCTGCACGCATATCGCGACCGCTACCGCGAGGGTATCCCGCGCCGTCCGATCGCCGACGAAGAGGCGGATGCACGCCTGCTCTACCGGGTGCTGGCGCAGCTCGGCGGCCGCGATCTCGTCGGCACTGCGACCGAGCTCGATCCAGGCACGTTCTATCAAGCGATCCCGGGAGACTAG
- a CDS encoding quinoprotein dehydrogenase-associated SoxYZ-like carrier, whose protein sequence is MTGHRARLLCIASLLTVALGVPDAYTAETYDPWPGLVQDIFSNRPMNDGNDVIGIEMPARAEDAAIVPVTLRTKLQPSDSRRVVAITLVIDENPAPMAAKFTLGPDANVTEISTRVRVNNYTNVHAVAELSDGRLYVSKVYVKASGGCSAPAGKNVEEANNRLGQMRYRQFTKSEQGPATSTREAQIMIGHPNNSGLQMDQVTQLYIPAFFVNQLHIWQDDSPVLAMEGGISISEDPNIRFTYVSNGAKHFRAEAKDTDGHVFEHEWKVENPGT, encoded by the coding sequence ATGACTGGACATCGCGCCCGCCTGCTTTGCATCGCCAGCCTTCTCACCGTCGCGCTGGGCGTACCAGACGCGTACACGGCCGAGACGTATGATCCCTGGCCGGGCCTCGTCCAGGACATCTTCAGCAATCGTCCGATGAATGACGGCAACGATGTCATCGGCATCGAGATGCCGGCGCGCGCGGAAGATGCCGCGATCGTTCCGGTGACGCTGCGCACCAAGCTGCAGCCCAGCGACAGCCGCCGCGTCGTCGCGATCACGCTTGTGATCGACGAGAACCCGGCGCCGATGGCCGCGAAATTCACGCTGGGGCCGGACGCCAACGTCACCGAGATCTCGACCCGCGTCCGCGTCAACAACTACACCAATGTGCACGCCGTCGCCGAGCTCAGCGACGGCAGGCTCTATGTCAGCAAGGTGTATGTGAAAGCATCCGGCGGCTGCTCGGCACCGGCTGGTAAGAACGTCGAGGAGGCGAACAACCGGCTCGGCCAGATGCGCTACCGGCAATTCACAAAGTCCGAACAAGGGCCGGCGACGAGCACACGGGAAGCCCAGATCATGATCGGGCATCCGAACAACTCGGGCCTGCAGATGGACCAGGTCACGCAGCTCTATATCCCGGCCTTCTTCGTCAACCAGTTGCACATCTGGCAGGACGACAGTCCGGTGCTGGCGATGGAGGGCGGAATCTCGATTTCCGAGGATCCCAACATCCGCTTCACCTATGTCTCGAATGGCGCCAAGCACTTCCGTGCCGAGGCCAAGGACACTGACGGGCACGTCTTCGAGCACGAATGGAAGGTCGAGAATCCCGGGACCTGA